One genomic region from Drosophila subpulchrella strain 33 F10 #4 breed RU33 chromosome 2R, RU_Dsub_v1.1 Primary Assembly, whole genome shotgun sequence encodes:
- the LOC119549816 gene encoding zinc finger protein 557, with product MAEKLEAREALMTEKKVCRFCLTEQKLASIFEENSRVKTTANLPLQIMAITAIEVYAGDGMPGHICLECRLLFEHCYRFKQMCKRAETLLRQYPLTGNWPAPLEKPRAPIMTVAPKKVVVIPAAAASEASATEAPKKLLNTLAKSNPVVIENVQVLETTLLPHRKVAVSSPVTTSRRSHAYELKVENNQELSMDDVQNMLEDMANELDKEFESESTPKSSPVKPKVLNKSSIRILNKGPSAPVEPRLATPQVKRDDSGNVAIVTEVLDAELPLDDQDDPTKNAETVATDVFPCPDCERSFPLQQLLDIHRLNHTRSRSFQCPHCEKSFFSKYDLAKHNFIHTGERPFKCAVCGKGFTRKALLHRHERTHTDVPKFICVYCEKPFLSRQEMEKHAERHQKKRPFQCGVCTKSFAFKQGLERHEVVHSTNLPFPCQHCERSFSTASKLARHLVAHAGKRAYPCKYCPKSYMLSHHLSRHLRMHTQTSDASFVCSDCKISYSTYNSLLEHSRIHATATLKCPMCREQIEDVDSVDAHMEQHKESERHACEFCDHIFLTQSCLQRHIEDDHVMDMEPYHNDDFEEEVESKEDDIIEEEEEEDLDEVKAEEFEEEYLEDDTLEEDHLDDSDDSFSPPPPSKQRKISTLKGVQQSSRQTRSRDTPKVSPKAVSVKKESKSPPKPERSLVKKRRAAK from the exons ATGGCCGAGAAACTGGAGGCTCGCGAGGCGCTGATGACCGAAAAGAAGGTCTGCCGCTTTTGTCTGACCGAGCAGAAGTTGGCCTCGATTTTCGAGGAAAACTCGCGAGTGAAGACCACCGCCAATCTTCCGCTGCAGATCATGGCCATCACGGCGATCGAG GTCTATGCCGGTGATGGAATGCCTGGGCATATCTGCCTAGAATGTCGTCTACTCTTTGAGCACTGCTACCGTTTCAAGCAGATGTGCAAGAGGGCGGAAACCCTCCTCCGGCAATACCCATTGACCGGAAACTGGCCCGCGCCGCTGGAGAAGCCCCGTGCTCCCATAATGACGGTGGCTCCCAAGAAGGTGGTGGTTATACCGGCTGCAGCGGCATCCGAGGCATCCGCTACCGAAGCTCCCAAAAAGCTGCTGAACACCCTGGCCAAGTCCAACCCGGTGGTCATCGAGAATGTCCAGGTGCTGGAGACCACCTTGTTGCCCCACAGGAAGGTAGCCGTCTCCTCTCCAGTCACCACCAGTCGCCGATCCCATGCCTACGAGCTGAAGGTGGAGAACAACCAGGAGCTCTCCATGGACGATGTGCAGAACATGCTGGAGGACATGGCCAACGAGCTGGACAAGGAGTTCGAGTCCGAGTCCACTCCCAAGTCGTCACCCGTGAAACCAAAGGTGTTGAACAAGTCGTCGATTAGGATCCTCAACAAGGGACCGTCTGCTCCGGTGGAACCACGCCTAGCCACACCCCAAGTCAAGCGAGATGACAGCGGCAATGTGGCCATAGTGACCGAGGTTTTGGACGCAGAGCTGCCATTAGACGATCAGGATGATCCTACGAAGAATGCCGAGACGGTGGCCACCGACGTGTTTCCCTGTCCCGATTGCGAGCGCTCCTTTCCGCTGCAGCAGCTGCTCGATATCCATCGGCTGAATCACACGCGCTCGCGCAGCTTCCAGTGTCCTCACTGCGAGAAGAGCTTCTTCTCCAAGTATGACCTGGCCAAGCACAACTTCATCCACACCGGCGAGCGACCCTTCAAGTGCGCCGTCTGCGGCAAGGGCTTCACTCGGAAGGCACTGCTTCATCGCCACGAGCGCACGCACACGGACGTGCCCAAGTTCATCTGCGTGTATTGCGAGAAGCCCTTCCTGTCGCGCCAGGAGATGGAGAAGCATGCCGAGCGGCACCAGAAGAAGCGCCCATTCCAGTGCGGCGTGTGCACAAAGTCGTTTGCCTTTAAGCAGGGATTGGAACGCCATGAG GTTGTCCACTCCACCAATCTTCCCTTCCCCTGCCAGCACTGCGAGAGGAGCTTCTCCACCGCCTCCAAGCTGGCCCGTCATCTCGTGGCCCACGCCGGGAAGAGAGCCTATCCCTGCAAGTACTGCCCCAAGTCGTACATGCTGTCCCACCATCTCTCGCGGCACCTGCGCATGCACACACAGACCTCGGACGCCTCGTTCGTGTGCAGCGATTGCAAGATCTCGTACAGCACCTACAACAGCCTGCTGGAACACTCGAGAATCCATGCTACAGCCACTCTGAAGTGTCCCATGTGCCGGGAGCAGATCGAGGACGTGGATAGCGTTGATGCCCACATGGAGCAGCACAAGGAGAGCGAGCGTCACGCCTGCGAGTTCTGCGATCACATCTTCTTGACCCAGAGCTGCCTGCAGCGGCACATCGAGGACGATCATGTGATGGACATGGAGCCGTACCATAACGACGACTTTGAGGAAGAGGTCGAGAGCAAGGAAGACGACATTatcgaggaggaggaggaggaagatTTAGACGAAGTAAAGGCTGAAGAGTTTGAGGAGGAGTATCTGGAAGACGATACCCTCGAAGAGGATCACCTGGATGATAGCGACGACTCCTTTTCGCCGCCGCCGCCCTCTAAGCAGCGCAAGATAAGCACTCTTAAGGGAGTCCAGCAGTCCTCGCGCCAAACACGCAGCCGTGATACTCCAAAGGTCTCGCCAAAGGCTGTTTCAGTAAAGAAGGAATCCAAGTCGCCTCCGAAGCCGGAGCGATCACTTGTCAAGAAACGCAGAGCCGCTAAATAA
- the LOC119549817 gene encoding caspase-1, giving the protein MTDECVTRNYDFGVLGSNGAVRGSRNSGLIADNTDAKGCTPESVVVGGANATAASASPLPANKFVARMPVDRYASEYNMNHKHRGLALIFNHEHFDIPSLKSRTGTNVDAQELKKALDSLGFTVSVHKDCKMRDILKHIEKAAEQDHTDNDCLAVAILSHGEHGYLYARDTQYKLDNIWHYFTASFCPSLAGKPKMFFIQACQGDRLDGGITLEKAVTETDGESSTSYKIPIHADFLFSYSTIPGYFSWRNINNGSWYMQSLIRELNTNGKKYDMLTLLTFVNQRVALDFESNVPATPMMDRQKQIPCLTSMLTRILRFGDKPKGNKAG; this is encoded by the exons ATGACGGACGAGTGCGTAACCAGAAACTACGACTTCGGGGTGCTCGGCTCGAATGGAGCGGTGCGGGGAAGCCGGAACAGCGGCCTTATAGCTGATAATACCGATGCCAAGGGCTGTACGCCGGAGTCGGTTGTTGTTGGTGGTGCAAATGCAACTGCAGCGAG CGCCTCCCCCCTTCCGGCCAACAAGTTTGTGGCCCGAATGCCCGTAGATCGATATGCCAGCGAATACAATATGAATCACAAGCACCGCGGGCTGGCCCTGATCTTCAATCATGAGCACTTTGATATACCTTCGCTGAAGAGCCGCACCGGAACGAATGTGGATGCCCAGGAGCTGAAGAAAGCTCTGGATTCCCTGGGATTCACGGTGTCCGTGCACAAGGACTGCAAAATGAGGGATATCCTGAAGCACATTGAGAAGGCTGCCGAACAGGATCACACGGACAACGACTGCCTGGCGGTGGCCATCCTCTCCCACGGAGAACATGGCTACCTGTACGCCAGGGATACGCAGTACAAACTGGACAACATCTGGCACTACTTCACCGCCAGCTTTTGCCCCTCATTGGCGGGCAAACCCAAGATGTTCTTCATCCAAGCCTGCCAGGGCGATCGTTTGGATGGCGGAATAACTCTGGAGAAGGCCGTTACCGAGACGGATGGCGAGTCCTCGACGAGCTACAAGATACCCATACACGCCGACTTTCTGTTCTCCTACTCGACCATTCCGG GATACTTCTCCTGGCGCAACATCAACAATGGCTCCTGGTACATGCAATCGCTGATCCGGGAGCTGAACACGAATGGCAAAAAGTACGACATGCTCACCCTGCTCACTTTCGTCAACCAGCGCGTAGCTCTAGACTTTGAGTCGAACGTGCCCGCCACTCCGATGATGGATCGCCAGAAGCAAATACCGTGCCTCACCTCCATGCTGACGCGCATACTGCGCTTTGGCGACAAACCGAAAGGTAACAAGGCTGGCtag
- the LOC119550145 gene encoding exosome complex component RRP4, with the protein MSTNAAIELALDRVDWRDLAAHADHLPTVYTPGEVLMPEAGFMRGHGTFVEDENIKASVAGVIQKVNKLISVRPLKSRYVGEIGDVVVARVCEVQQKRWRVDTNSRLDSVLLLSSVNLPGGELRRRSAEDEQMMRRYLDEGDLISAEVQNIFEEGTLSLYTRSLKYGKLSQGILVKVFPALVKRRKMHFHNLPCGASVILGNNGYIWISPTKGQEQEGGEGGFALNLNEHIPRGDREVIARLRNSVLALAKCKLMIYDTSIQYAYEESLKYEAHELLQQNVIYDIGEQTQARLRDADD; encoded by the exons atgtccACCAATGCTGCGATAGAACTGGCCCTGGATCGGGTGGACTGGCGCGACCTGGCCGCGCACGCGGATCACTTACCAACGGTCTACACACCCGGCGAAGTGCTGATGCCGGAGGCGGGATTCATGCGTGGCCATGGAACCTTCGTGGAGGACGAGAACATCAAGGCCTCGGTGGCTGGCGTGATCCAGAAGGTCAACAAGTTGATTTCGGTGCGTCCGCTGAAGAGTCGCTATGTGGGCGAGATCGGCGATGTGGTGGTGGCTCGCGTCTGCGAGGTCCAACAGAAGCGCTGGCGCGTGGACACCAATTCCCGGCTGGATTCCGTCCTGCTCCTCTCCTCGGTCAATCTGCCGGGCGGCGAACTGAGGCGCAGATCCGCCGAGGACGAGCAGATGATGCGACGCTATCTGGACGAAGGGGATCTCATCTCTGCGGAGGTTCAG AACATCTTCGAGGAGGGTACTCTCTCCCTGTACACGCGCAGTTTAAAGTACGGCAAGCTGTCGCAGGGCATCCTAGTCAAGGTTTTCCCCGCCCTCGTCAAGCGGCGAAAGATGCACTTCCACAATCTTCCCTGCGGCGCCTCCGTGATCCTGGGCAACAATGGCTACATCTGGATATCGCCCACCAAGGGTCAGGAGCAAGAGGGCGGCGAGGGAGGATTCGCTCTCAATTTGAACGAGCATATTCCTCGCGGTGATCGGGAAGTGATTGCCCGGCTGAGGAACTCCGTCCTGGCGCTGGCCAAGTGCAAGCTGATGATCTACGACACTAGCATTCAGTACGCCTACGAGGAGTCCCTCAAGTACGAGGCCCACGAGCTGCTCCAACAGAATGTCATCTATGACATCGGCGAACAAACGCAGGCTCGCCTGAGAGACGCCGATGATTAG
- the LOC119550795 gene encoding protein yellow-like, producing MVPLQILIVAFVLTLAPGYGAGAAVTRSVNTVETVAEWLQLEYGFPTTQDQESAQAAGNLVPENGTPIDVQPQYLANGTLRLFTTIPRFVTGVPYTLATVSSTNGTNGPVLQPYPSYDWHNDNGDDCDKITSVYRVSITECNQMWIVDTGSVGTTTYCPPQLLQFDLDTDTLLHRYRFLNTTYTPSASLFITPNVLVKDPAPEGTCNNTMVYVADVTFHGLVVYDHQNQTSWRVENRFMYPAPDHGKHIIANETFYLMDGLFALTNDKTNLYFHPMATASEYAVPLSALNNQDNWANNPEALPEQFTLLGSRSSECAASAIDSLNNVYCVTFNPIQLISWNTNTTYTPENFVVLPAEADELEFVSGMKVVKNPDGQEELWLISNRFQKIAEGTLDFSEVNFRILRRNLADVQ from the exons ATGGTGCCTCTGCAAATATTGATAGTCGCCTTCGTGCTGACCCTGGCCCCGGGTTATGGCGCCGGAGCTGCAGTAACGCGTTCCGTGAACACTGTGGAAACGGTGGCGGAGTGGCTCCAGCTGGAGTACGGTTTTCCCACGACCCAGGACCAGGAGAGTGCGCAGGCGGCTGGTAATCTGGTGCCCGAGAATGGAACTCCCATCGATGTCCAGCCCCAGTATCTGGCCAATGGGACACTTAGGCTGTTCACCACCATTCCTAGGTTTGTCACTGGCGTTCCCTATACACTGGCCACCGTTTCCTCAACGAATGGCACTAATGGTCCTGTGCTGCAGCCGTATCCCAGTTACGACTGGCACAACGATAACGGCGACGACTGCGATAAGATCACCTCCGTCTACAGAGTATCT ATCACCGAGTGCAACCAGATGTGGATCGTGGATACGGGTTCGGTTGGTACCACCACGTACTGTCCACCGCAGTTGCTGCAATTTGACCTGGATACCGATACCCTGCTGCATCGCTACCGTTTTCTAAATACCACCTACACCCCAAGTGCTTCCCTCTTCATCACTCCAAACGTTCTGGTTAAGGATCCTGCACCCGAGGGAACGTGCAATAACACCATGGTCTACGTGGCCGATGTGACTTTCCACGGCCTGGTGGTTTACGACCACCAGAACCAGACCTCCTGGAGGGTAGAGAACCGCTTCATGTACCCTGCTCCGGATCACGGCAAGCACATCATTGCTAACGAGACCTTCTACCTGATGGATGGCCTATTTGCACTCACCAATGACAAGACCAATCTCTACTTCCATCCGATGGCCACTGCGAGTGAGTACGCCGTGCCACTGAGTGCTCTAAACAACCAGGATAACTGGGCCAATAACCCGGAGGCGTTGCCGGAGCAGTTCACCCTGCTGGGCAGCCGTTCGAGCGAGTGCGCCGCTTCCGCCATCGATAGCCTAAACAACGTCTACTGCGTCACCTTTAATCCCATCCAGCTCATCTCGTGGAACACAAATACGACCTACACTCCGGAGAATTTTGTCGTTTTGCCGGCAGAGGCCGATGAGCTGGAGTTCGTCAGCGGAATGAAGGTGGTGAAAAATCCCGACGGGCAGGAAGAACTATGGTTGATCTCCAATCGCTTCCAG AAAATCGCCGAAGGAACGTTGGATTTCAGCGAGGTTAACTTCCGCATTCTGCGTCGCAACTTGGCTGATGTTCAGTGA
- the LOC119550794 gene encoding protein yellow-like: MVPLRILLIAFSLTQAQVYGAGAGGPRPVRTVETQTQWRQLEFGFPTAQDRENAQAAGNLVPENGTPIDVQPQYLANGRTRLFTTIPRFVTGIPYTLATVSATQGRNGPLLQPYPSYDWHNNNGDDCDRITSVFRVSITECNQMWVMDTGAIGTTQYCPPQLLQFDLNTDRLLHRYRFPNNTYTPNASLFITPNVLVQDPPPRGTCKRTMIYLADVTFHGLVVYDHQAQTSWRVENRFMYPDPDYGKHTIAGESFFLMDGLFALTNDKRNLYFHPMATASEYAVPLSALNNQDNWANNPEALPEQFTLLGRRKSECAASAIDGRNNVYCVTFNPIKLFVWNVNSPYESRSFGNLPAKSNELQFVSGMKVVRTPEGQEELWMLSNRFQKIAAGTLNSNEVNFRILRRKLDDVQGSVFFFNDEDLTNRLVVIK; encoded by the exons ATGGTACCTCTGCGGATATTGCTGATCGCCTTCTCGCTGACCCAGGCCCAGGTTTATGGCGCCGGAGCTGGTGGACCGCGTCCCGTGCGCACTGTGGAAACGCAGACGCAGTGGCGCCAGCTGGAGTTCGGTTTTCCCACGGCCCAGGATCGGGAGAATGCCCAGGCGGCTGGTAATCTGGTGCCCGAGAATGGAACTCCCATCGACGTCCAGCCGCAGTATCTGGCCAATGGGCGAACTAGGCTGTTCACCACCATTCCTAGGTTTGTCACTGGCATACCCTATACACTGGCCACCGTTTCTGCGACGCAAGGCAGGAATGGTCCTCTGCTGCAGCCGTATCCCAGTTACGACTGGCACAATAATAACGGCGACGACTGCGATCGGATCACCTCCGTCTTCAGAGTATCT ATCACCGAGTGCAACCAGATGTGGGTGATGGATACGGGTGCCATTGGCACCACCCAGTACTGTCCACCGCAGTTGCTGCAATTTGACCTGAATACCGATCGCCTGCTGCATCGCTACCGCTTTCCGAATAACACCTACACCCCGAATGCTTCCCTCTTCATTACTCCAAACGTTCTGGTTCAGGATCCTCCACCCCGGGGAACTTGCAAGCGCACCATGATCTATCTGGCCGATGTGACTTTCCACGGATTGGTGGTTTACGACCATCAGGCCCAGACCTCCTGGAGGGTAGAGAACCGCTTCATGTATCCCGATCCGGATTACGGCAAGCATACCATTGCTGGCGAGAGCTTCTTCCTGATGGATGGCCTATTTGCACTCACCAACGACAAGCGCAATCTCTACTTCCATCCGATGGCCACTGCGAGTGAGTACGCCGTGCCACTGAGTGCTCTCAACAACCAGGATAACTGGGCCAATAACCCGGAGGCGTTGCCGGAGCAGTTCACCCTGCTGGGCAGGCGGAAAAGCGAGTGCGCCGCTTCGGCCATCGATGGCAGGAACAACGTCTACTGCGTCACCTTCAATCCCATCAAGCTCTTCGTGTGGAACGTAAATTCGCCCTACGAATCGCGAAGCTTTGGCAATTTGCCGGCCAAGTCCAATGAGCTGCAGTTCGTCAGCGGAATGAAAGTGGTGCGAACTCCCGAGGGGCAGGAGGAACTCTGGATGCTCTCCAATCGCTTCCAG AAAATCGCCGCAGGCACGTTGAATTCCAACGAGGTTAACTTCCGCATTCTGCGTCGCAAGTTGGATGATGTTCAGGGAAGCGTTTTCTTTTTCAACGACGAAGATCTGACCAATCGGCTTGTGGTTATTAAGTGA